In Pyrus communis chromosome 1, drPyrComm1.1, whole genome shotgun sequence, the following are encoded in one genomic region:
- the LOC137733623 gene encoding putative defensin-like protein 25, with protein sequence MNKFTITSFLLVLVLLSSSTVCKISIAQASKCCNNHPEQGKCENGKCHEFCITDCEKGGFCKHISSGPVCHCYC encoded by the exons ATGAATAAGTTTACAATCACATCTTTCCTCCTTGTGTTGGTGCTTTTGTCAAGCTCCACAG TTTGCAAGATTTCAATTGCTCAAGCTTCAAAGTGCTGTAATAATCACCCCGAGCAAGGAAAATGTGAAAATGGAAAGTGCCATGAATTCTGCATTACAGATTGCGAGAAAGGAGGTTTCTGCAAACATATTAGCTCTGGTCCTGTATGCCATTGCTACTGTTGA